The genome window TAAGACAATCCGCAAAAATTAAAATTGTTTGGGCTTGCGCAATCACCCATTCAATTTTTTATTTTGAGATATAGATCACAATTCATGCTGAATTTTTCAGTCGCATAAAAATCAATTAGTTATTAAACTAGTACGCTGTTGACCTTAAAGCATAAATTTTATATTATTTGAATAAAGATAAATTAATTAATGCGCTTTTCGCGAGACCGTTGCAGCAGATATTTTTGCAGACAGCTCACCCCCAAATTATTCACGCCCCCGGAGGTCTTGATGAAATCACTCTCACTCAGTTTACTTTGTTGTTTATTGTTTGCGTCAACAGTGCATGCAGATAGCGCAGATCAAAGGAAGATATTGATCGAAGCGGTTCAGGTTCTGGAAGAGATTCAGAAATCGCCCGATCAAGGGATACCCGAAACCCTGGTCTCCAAAGCAAAAGCGATCATCGTTTTTCCCACCCTGGTGAAAGCAGGATTCATCTTTGGTGCTCAATACGGTTCCGGAGTCGCTACGGTGAGAGATGAAAAAACCGGGCAATGGGGCCCCCCCGCCTTCCTGAAAAACTACGGGGGAAGTTTTGGATTTCAAATCGGCATCGAAGCGGTGGACCTGGTCCTCCTGGTCATGTCTCAGCGGGGAATCGAGGGGTTGCTAAAAAGTAAATTCACTCTGGGTGCAGACGTGTCTGTCGCCGCCGGACCCGTGGGCCGTCATGCAGAAGCGGGCTCGGATGTGACTTTCAAAGGGGAAATTTACTCTTATTCCCGCAGTAAAGGCGCGTTTGCCGGAGTCACCCTGAAAGGCGTCATCATCGGCGAAAATACAGACGCTAATTGGGGTTATTACGAACGGCCGCTGTCTCCCAAAGACATCCTCATCGATGGCCGGGTCAAAAAATATTCGGAATCAACAAACCGCTTCATCTCAATCCTCAGCCGGGTCGCTCCCAGAAAATAGTTCCACTCCGCTCCTGGCCGTTGCCAGGTCAGCGAAGGATTTTTTCCCGAATCCGGGCGCTGGCGATATCCAGAGTGATGACGACACAGGCGATCGCTAAAAGCGCCGTTCCAGCTTCATGATATTTCAGCAGATTGATCCATTGTTGCAAGAGAAACCCGATGCCACCTCCACCAACAAACCCGATGATCGTGGACATTCTCACGTTGATATCCCAGCGGTAAAAAGTGAGTGCCAGAAACTGCGGGACGATTTGTGGAACCACGCCGTACAGCACCACCTGAACGGGGCTCGCGCCTGTTGCGGCAATCGCTTCCAGGGGACCCGGGTCCACACTTTCGATTTGCTCGGAAAACAGTTTTCCGAGCGTAGCTACGGAGTGAACTGCCAAGGCCAGCATCCCGGCGAAAGGGCCGATGCCCACCCAGACGGCGAACAGAATCGCCATGATCAAAGGTTCGACGGAGCGAAGCACATTGAACACGGTGCGGGTAAAATAATAAACTGTGGTCCCCGGCAGATGACGCGTCATCAAATTTCGCGCTCCGAGAAAACTCAGTGGAGCCGCAATCAACACCGCAAGCGTCGTTGCCATCAGGGCGAGGAACAGGGTCTCAACCATTTTATCTGCGGTCAATTTCAGAGTGTGGCTCACATGCCAGCCGCCAGTGTTCCAAGAAAGAACCGCCCGCACGATCTGCTCTTCCCCCCGCGCTGATTCAGGAACCTCAAAGGTCATCGAAAATTCGCCGCGTGCATCGGTGGTGAACGATCCCAGCGGAAATTCCTGCTCAATGGAATTGACCCAAAACAACTGCCCCGGTTTCTCCGCCAGCAGATGCGTTCCCGTCACAGTGACCGTGTCGCCTATTTTCCCTTTCTGCCGGGACAATAATATTTCCGCCCCATCTACAGGAGAAAATAATGGTTGGGTCGAAGAAAGGGGGGAGTTTTCGGAAAGAAGGAACGAGGCTTCCACCGTAATAGCTTCGGTTTCCACTGTGAAAAGATCCGGTTGCAGGAGATCGCGGACGAGAGGTTTAACGAGGTGGAAATCGCGGACCAATTCTCCCAGATTGATTTCCGTCACCCGCCATCCATAGCTGTAGATGGCGCCAACCACGAGAGCGATAACCAGAAACCGTGTTCTGGCAAGGAACGGCCTGCCTTTGTCCGATGTTTTCATGAGCCTTCCCCTATAAATACTTCGCCTCACTTTTGTCGCCAGTCGTGGAGACATCCTTATCGGTGCGAGGGTCGTTCGGCCTGCCCGGAACATTACATTTCAGTTGACCGAGGTTGCCGTTCCCAGAAAATTAGAAAAAATGGATTAACCACCTGAGTGGGGAGAAGTATATTTTAAAAAAGTCTATTATTGAAGAATTCCTTTTCATAAAACTACTATTTAAAAATAAGGATAAATAAATGGTACAATCCGCGCTAAATCCAAACTTTTTGGTCTCAAAAGGCGATTTTCTTCATCCAGGTAAATTTTCAAAAGATTTTAAATGCTAATGAGGAATGCCGGTTTTATCCATGAAAGGGTAATTTATGTCTCAATATGAAGAAATAAAACAGAACGTGGATTCAATCGTAAACCAAGTTAAA of Nitrospinota bacterium contains these proteins:
- the phnE gene encoding phosphonate ABC transporter, permease protein PhnE, yielding MKTSDKGRPFLARTRFLVIALVVGAIYSYGWRVTEINLGELVRDFHLVKPLVRDLLQPDLFTVETEAITVEASFLLSENSPLSSTQPLFSPVDGAEILLSRQKGKIGDTVTVTGTHLLAEKPGQLFWVNSIEQEFPLGSFTTDARGEFSMTFEVPESARGEEQIVRAVLSWNTGGWHVSHTLKLTADKMVETLFLALMATTLAVLIAAPLSFLGARNLMTRHLPGTTVYYFTRTVFNVLRSVEPLIMAILFAVWVGIGPFAGMLALAVHSVATLGKLFSEQIESVDPGPLEAIAATGASPVQVVLYGVVPQIVPQFLALTFYRWDINVRMSTIIGFVGGGGIGFLLQQWINLLKYHEAGTALLAIACVVITLDIASARIREKILR
- a CDS encoding lipid-binding SYLF domain-containing protein gives rise to the protein MKSLSLSLLCCLLFASTVHADSADQRKILIEAVQVLEEIQKSPDQGIPETLVSKAKAIIVFPTLVKAGFIFGAQYGSGVATVRDEKTGQWGPPAFLKNYGGSFGFQIGIEAVDLVLLVMSQRGIEGLLKSKFTLGADVSVAAGPVGRHAEAGSDVTFKGEIYSYSRSKGAFAGVTLKGVIIGENTDANWGYYERPLSPKDILIDGRVKKYSESTNRFISILSRVAPRK